The following proteins come from a genomic window of Pseudochaenichthys georgianus chromosome 17, fPseGeo1.2, whole genome shotgun sequence:
- the glula gene encoding glutamate-ammonia ligase (glutamine synthase) a has translation MATSSSATLSKTVKQQYMELPQGDKVQAMYIWIDGTGEGLRCKTRTLDFEPKSFEDLPEWNFDGSSTSQAEGSNSDMCLMPAAMFRDPFRKDPNKLVLCDVLKYNRKPAETNLRITCKKIMEMVEDQIPWFGMEQEYTILGTDGHPFGWPSNGFPGPQGPYYCGVGADKAYGRDVVEAHYRACLYAGVDICGTNAEVMPAQWEFQVGPCEGINMGDHLWVARFILHRVCEDFGVVASFDPKPIPGNWNGAGCHTNFSTKEMREEGGLKAIEESIEKLGKRHSYHIRAYDPKGGLDNARRLTGHHETSNIHEFSAGVANRGASIRIPRMVGQEKKGYFEDRRPSANCDPYGVTEALIRTCLLSEEGDEPAEY, from the exons ATGGCTACGTCCTCAAGCGCCACGTTGAGTAAAACTGTGAAGCAGCAGTACATGGAGCTCCCTCAGGGGGATAAAGTCCAGGCCATGTACATATGGATTGATGGAACAGGAGAGGGGCTCCGCTGCAAAACCAGGACTCTGGATTTTGAGCCAAAAAGCTTTGAAG ATTTACCCGAGTGGAACTTCGATGGCTCCAGCACCTCCCAGGCTGAGGGCTCCAACAGCGACATGTGTCTGATGCCTGCTGCCATGTTCCGGGATCCATTCCGTAAAGACCCCAACAAGCTGGTGCTCTGTGACGTGCTCAAGTACAACCGCAAACCTGCAG AAACCAACCTTCGTATCACATGCAAAAAGATAATGGAGATGGTGGAGGACCAAATTCCCTGGTTTGGCATGGAGCAGGAGTACACTATTCTGGGCACAGACGGACATCCTTTTGGCTGGCCATCTAATGGTTTCCCTGGACCACAAG GTCCTTACTACTGTGGTGTTGGAGCTGACAAAGCCTATGGCAGAGATGTAGTGGAAGCCCATTACAGAGCTTGTCTGTATGCTGGAGTCGACATCTGTGGCACAAATGCAGAAGTGATGCCTGCTCAG TGGGAGTTCCAGGTTGGACCTTGTGAAGGCATCAACATGGGGGATCATCTCTGGGTGGCGCGCTTCATCCTGCACCGTGTCTGTGAAGACTTTGGCGTTGTTGCCTCATTTGACCCCAAGCCCATCCCCGGCAACTGGAACGGTGCTGGCTGCCATACAAACTTTAGCACAAAAGAGATGAGGGAAGAAGGTGGATTAAA AGCTATTGAAGAATCCATTGAGAAGCTTGGGAAGAGGCACAGCTATCACATCCGTGCCTATGATCCCAAAGGGGGTCTCGACAACGCCCGCCGTCTCACCGGCCACCATGAAACCTCCAACATCCACGAGTTCTCCGCAGGCGTGGCCAACCGTGGCGCCAGCATCCGCATTCCTCGCATGGTCGGCCAGGAGAAGAAGGGCTACTTCGAGGACCGCCGTCCATCTGCCAACTGCGACCCGTACGGAGTGACCGAGGCTCTGATCCGCACCTGTTTGTTGAGCGAGGAGGGAGACGAACCTGCGGAATACTAA